A window of Fundulus heteroclitus isolate FHET01 chromosome 15, MU-UCD_Fhet_4.1, whole genome shotgun sequence contains these coding sequences:
- the LOC118556543 gene encoding solute carrier family 23 member 1-like isoform X1: MQESLDTEQVGDQLLKMADKSNRSDCVAEEDRNRPTYCVTDVPPWYLCIFLAFQHYLTAFGAIIAIPLILSELLCLQHDGLTQGYLINSIFFVSGLCTILQVTFGIRLPIVQGGSFALVTPTVAILSAPEWKCPAWTQNASLVNTSDPVFIEEWQSRMRTLQGAIMVASVLQILVGFSGLIGFLMRFIGPLTIAPTVCLIGLALYDSAGVKAGTHWGISALTAGLIILFSQYLRLIPVPVPSCSKTKKRKISTFYLFQTMPILLGIAVSWLVCYLLTISDVLPSDPTRYGHLARTDVKGNVVSQASWFTLPYPGMWGTPTVNLAAVVGILAGIICSMAESVGDYYACARLSGAPPPPKHAISRGIGVEGLGSLLAGAFGTGNGTTSFSENVAALSITKVASRTVILLSGFVMILMGTVGKVGAIFTTIPTPVIGGMFLIMFGVIAAAGITNLQFTDMNSSRNIFVFGFSIFSALVIPNWIMKNPGALATGVKEVDQVLNVLLTTHMFVGGFLGFFLDNTIPGTKRERGLLTWNTEHPDDSRNALTPEEIYNLPFGITTCLQTRSWVRYLPFCPPTNHMTEDVVSQSQETEQMTRV, translated from the exons CACTACCTGACAGCCTTTGGTGCGATCATCGCCATCCCCCTCATCCTCTCTGAGTTGTTATGTCTGCAGCATGATGGCCTGACCCAGGGCTATCTAATCAACTCTATATTCTTCGTTTCTGGCCTCTGCACTATTCTGCAGGTTACCTTTGGCATCAG ACTTCCTATCGTGCAAGGAGGTAGTTTTGCCTTGGTGACCCCAACCGTGGCCATTTTATCCGCACCAGAGTGGAAGTGTCCGGCTTGGACCCAGAATGCAAGTTTGGTCAACACCTCCGATCCCGTTTTTATTGAAGAATGGCAGAGCCGCATGAGAACC CTGCAGGGCGCAATCATGGTGGCCTCTGTCCTCCAGATTCTTGTTGGTTTCTCTGGCCTCATAGGGTTCCTCATGCGCTTCATTGGGCCCTTAACCATCGCCCCCACGGTGTGTCTTATAGGCCTGGCTCTGTATGACTCGGCCGGGGTAAAGGCTGGCACCCATTGGGGCATTTCTGCTTT GACTGCAGGGCTGATAATTCTCTTCTCTCAGTACCTCCGTCTCATACCAGTTCCTGTTCCGTCATGCAGCAAAACCAAGAAAAGGAAAATCTCAACGTTTTATCTCTTCCAAACCATGCCT ATTCTGCTGGGCATTGCTGTCTCGTGGCTAGTCTGTTACCTCCTCACCATATCTGATGTCCTGCCGTCTGATCCTACCCGATACGGTCACCTGGCCCGTACTGATGTGAAGGGAAATGTGGTGAGCCAGGCTTCCTGGTTCACACTGCCATACCCCG GCATGTGGGGGACACCAACTGTAAACCTGGCTGCTGTGGTTGGGATTTTGGCTGGAATAATATGCTCCATGGCAGAGTCTGTGGGCGACTACTATGCCTGTGCCAGGTTGTCCGGGGCTCCTCCCCCTCCAAAGCATGCCATTAGTAGGGGCATCGGTGTTGAAGGGCTTGGCTCTTTACTGGCGGGAGCCTTTGGGACAGGCAATGGCACAACATCTTTCAGTGAGAATGTGGCAGCTCTAAGTATCACCAAG GTGGCTAGTCGGACTGTGATTCTTCTAAGTGGGTTTGTTATGATTTTAATGGGAACAGTGGGAAAAGTCGGAGCCATCTTCACAACCATCCCCACTCCTGTAATTGGAGGGATGTTTCTGATCATGTTTGGTGTCATAGCTGCTGCAGGAATTACCAATTTGCAG TTTACAGACATGAATTCTTCTCGGAACATCTTTGTGTTCGGCTTCTCCATTTTTTCTGCGCTTGTCATTCCAAACTGGATCATGAAGAACCCCGGGGCTCTAGCAACGG GTGTCAAAGAGGTGGACCAAGTTTTGAATGTATTGCTCACCACCCATATGTTTGTGGGAGGGTTCCTTGGCTTCTTCCTAGATAACACGATTCCTG GGACCAAGCGTGAACGTGGCCTCCTCACCTGGAACACAGAACATCCTGACGACTCCAGGAACGCCTTGACACCAGAAGAGATTTATAATCTCCCGTTTGGAATAACTACTTGTCTTCAAACCCGGTCCTGGGTCCGTTACCTCCCCTTCTGCCCACCGACCAATCACATGACGGAGGACGTCGTGTCACAGAGTCAGGAGACTGAGCAAATGACAAGAGTTTGA
- the LOC118556543 gene encoding solute carrier family 23 member 1-like isoform X2, giving the protein MADKSNRSDCVAEEDRNRPTYCVTDVPPWYLCIFLAFQHYLTAFGAIIAIPLILSELLCLQHDGLTQGYLINSIFFVSGLCTILQVTFGIRLPIVQGGSFALVTPTVAILSAPEWKCPAWTQNASLVNTSDPVFIEEWQSRMRTLQGAIMVASVLQILVGFSGLIGFLMRFIGPLTIAPTVCLIGLALYDSAGVKAGTHWGISALTAGLIILFSQYLRLIPVPVPSCSKTKKRKISTFYLFQTMPILLGIAVSWLVCYLLTISDVLPSDPTRYGHLARTDVKGNVVSQASWFTLPYPGMWGTPTVNLAAVVGILAGIICSMAESVGDYYACARLSGAPPPPKHAISRGIGVEGLGSLLAGAFGTGNGTTSFSENVAALSITKVASRTVILLSGFVMILMGTVGKVGAIFTTIPTPVIGGMFLIMFGVIAAAGITNLQFTDMNSSRNIFVFGFSIFSALVIPNWIMKNPGALATGVKEVDQVLNVLLTTHMFVGGFLGFFLDNTIPGTKRERGLLTWNTEHPDDSRNALTPEEIYNLPFGITTCLQTRSWVRYLPFCPPTNHMTEDVVSQSQETEQMTRV; this is encoded by the exons CACTACCTGACAGCCTTTGGTGCGATCATCGCCATCCCCCTCATCCTCTCTGAGTTGTTATGTCTGCAGCATGATGGCCTGACCCAGGGCTATCTAATCAACTCTATATTCTTCGTTTCTGGCCTCTGCACTATTCTGCAGGTTACCTTTGGCATCAG ACTTCCTATCGTGCAAGGAGGTAGTTTTGCCTTGGTGACCCCAACCGTGGCCATTTTATCCGCACCAGAGTGGAAGTGTCCGGCTTGGACCCAGAATGCAAGTTTGGTCAACACCTCCGATCCCGTTTTTATTGAAGAATGGCAGAGCCGCATGAGAACC CTGCAGGGCGCAATCATGGTGGCCTCTGTCCTCCAGATTCTTGTTGGTTTCTCTGGCCTCATAGGGTTCCTCATGCGCTTCATTGGGCCCTTAACCATCGCCCCCACGGTGTGTCTTATAGGCCTGGCTCTGTATGACTCGGCCGGGGTAAAGGCTGGCACCCATTGGGGCATTTCTGCTTT GACTGCAGGGCTGATAATTCTCTTCTCTCAGTACCTCCGTCTCATACCAGTTCCTGTTCCGTCATGCAGCAAAACCAAGAAAAGGAAAATCTCAACGTTTTATCTCTTCCAAACCATGCCT ATTCTGCTGGGCATTGCTGTCTCGTGGCTAGTCTGTTACCTCCTCACCATATCTGATGTCCTGCCGTCTGATCCTACCCGATACGGTCACCTGGCCCGTACTGATGTGAAGGGAAATGTGGTGAGCCAGGCTTCCTGGTTCACACTGCCATACCCCG GCATGTGGGGGACACCAACTGTAAACCTGGCTGCTGTGGTTGGGATTTTGGCTGGAATAATATGCTCCATGGCAGAGTCTGTGGGCGACTACTATGCCTGTGCCAGGTTGTCCGGGGCTCCTCCCCCTCCAAAGCATGCCATTAGTAGGGGCATCGGTGTTGAAGGGCTTGGCTCTTTACTGGCGGGAGCCTTTGGGACAGGCAATGGCACAACATCTTTCAGTGAGAATGTGGCAGCTCTAAGTATCACCAAG GTGGCTAGTCGGACTGTGATTCTTCTAAGTGGGTTTGTTATGATTTTAATGGGAACAGTGGGAAAAGTCGGAGCCATCTTCACAACCATCCCCACTCCTGTAATTGGAGGGATGTTTCTGATCATGTTTGGTGTCATAGCTGCTGCAGGAATTACCAATTTGCAG TTTACAGACATGAATTCTTCTCGGAACATCTTTGTGTTCGGCTTCTCCATTTTTTCTGCGCTTGTCATTCCAAACTGGATCATGAAGAACCCCGGGGCTCTAGCAACGG GTGTCAAAGAGGTGGACCAAGTTTTGAATGTATTGCTCACCACCCATATGTTTGTGGGAGGGTTCCTTGGCTTCTTCCTAGATAACACGATTCCTG GGACCAAGCGTGAACGTGGCCTCCTCACCTGGAACACAGAACATCCTGACGACTCCAGGAACGCCTTGACACCAGAAGAGATTTATAATCTCCCGTTTGGAATAACTACTTGTCTTCAAACCCGGTCCTGGGTCCGTTACCTCCCCTTCTGCCCACCGACCAATCACATGACGGAGGACGTCGTGTCACAGAGTCAGGAGACTGAGCAAATGACAAGAGTTTGA